The Bombus huntii isolate Logan2020A chromosome 6, iyBomHunt1.1, whole genome shotgun sequence genome window below encodes:
- the LOC126867131 gene encoding gamma-tubulin complex component 5 isoform X1 translates to MGTKILNDIHNDMKQLITAITSFEENEEGFRICERFCMTNIKHHRYLSVNSNSTKEAIKALITKFSIHGKYDVAKKFEELVDAFLSSFNFEQHPQYDLQWYLLTLLLELAKETCKSDLESLALTRGEYTFNVTGEDENEVAEKIDWAEYLKEGQENFFNDYKSDTDSEWSNDTEDNVDIGSNFEVPIDISDSNKAICIPSVEKELNNLSLALNEELKSKNWLLSNVQNTWWNELDWRKYPVKSRFSDAHLCEIWHKANGRDLYTLGTLSEYLVCRELLWMFYAPMQMVVFQQNEETGFFIRPDISIPSLTTAAFNSILLPFCKYFSMIRDLEQFGIRLYSMEDDFCKKPPLTYETYNAILRQHLMKFRKKIIAIEKSLMKQDGNLTFLSLSSILKKNLYSIQILHEVHKRSVSNWKFHPNWKCASKLLSSLYFEIQNSHNIERTNICTSLYLSSLTVYLNIIDTWLSDGRFEDWREEFIIARLSSNAVSESSTQYETLFLRPLDNICLRDPIMQFLIRKIQHIGQSIELLVSLDRITDIWRINVGGNELKRSLVDEFYAKLEVEISKYSADEQKEEKKVSSSQKKEVTKNEYDEDMEKNIIKQLSEFNNPFLLKALEEYLPSELLKKSDTDDAEVPQIQNIKMETNIFKRLERESNYILPFRKILENILAEILISRYNGASKLVKNIMCEEYKLESHLTLMRSVYMMEAGHIMNKFYQRLFHEIETNQMWNNSYFLSCILEEVLSQWWADLSSRWSITVSSTHTNQVLMAVDNITLHYTIGWPINIVLNEKTFIKYNEIFRFQLKLKWALWTLNNLRFSDLEGSKSMCKRNKLEQFHIRRIESLRFCLLHAITSVHTYLSGQVLQNLSLMLEKSLTQAESLDTVISVHNEYLKKVHEHCLLTSEYEDLMATINNLIEMCNHIRVRWNYKKLTFASEELDVLESSYNKYHTYLALALHNAVQNKDANYYELMLQYQINTKDIYIKNNVTMCPFSNLSRSLLIEIAYQYLPPSGLPIPIPKIIHKVDWYNSSVNSENSLPNHIILNEYEQTFSYIRWYQLEESIVTVNLSPYTLHREMEDFINGNKLETNY, encoded by the exons ATgggtacaaaaatattaaatgacaTTCACAATGACATGAAGCAGTTAATAACAGCAATTACATCTTTTGag GAAAATGAAGAAGGATTTCGAATTTGTGAACGATTCTGTATGACAAATATTAAACATCATCGATATCTATCTGTCAATAGTAACAGTACAAAAGAAGCTATTAAAGctctaattacaaaattttcgATCCATGGAAAATATGATGTAGCAAAAAAGTTTGAGGAACTTGTAGATGCATTTCTGTCAAGTTTTAACTTTGAACAGCATCCACAGTATGATCTGCAGTGGTATCTATTAACATTGCTATTGGAATTAGCTAAAGAAACCTGTAAATCTGATTTGGAATCTTTGGCATTAACACGCGGAGAATATACTTTCAATGTAACAGGTGAAGATGAAAATGAGGTTGCAGAAAAAATTGATTGGGctgaatatttaaaagaagGCCAAGAAAACTTTTTCAATGATTACAAAAGTGACACAGACAGT gAATGGTCTAATGATACAGAAGATAATGTGGATATAGGTTCAAATTTTGAAGTACCAATAGACATCTCAGATTCAAATAAAGCAATATGCATACCATCTGttgaaaaagaattaaataactTATCTTTAGCTCTAAATGAAGAACTTAAATCTAAAAATTGGTTATTATCAAATGTTCAAAATACTTGGTGGAATGAGTTAGACTGGAGAAAATATCCAGTTAAAAGCAGATTTTCTGATGCTCATCTTTGTGAAATTTG gCATAAAGCAAATGGCAGAGATCTTTATACACTTGGAACTCTTAGCGAATATCTAGTATGCAGAGAATTGTTATGGATGTTCTATGCTCCAATGCAAATGGTAGTGTTTCAACAAAATGAAGAAACAGGGTTTTTTATTCGTCCTGATATATCAATACCTAGTTTAACTACT GCCGCATTTAATAGTATTCTCTTACCATTTTGTAAGTATTTTTCGATGATACGTGATTTAGAACAATTTGGAATTAGATTGTATTCCATGGAAGATGATTTTTGTAAAAAGCCACCTTTAACATATGAAACTTACAATGCAATTCTAAGACAACATTTGATGAAatttagaaagaaaataattgctATAGAAAAATCTCTTATGAAACAAG ATGGCAATTTAAcgtttctgtctttatcatcaatccttaaaaaaaatttatatagtatacaaattttacatgAAGTTCATAAAAGGTCAGTATcaaattggaaatttcatCCAAATTGGAAGTGTGCATCTAAATTACTATCATCTTTgtattttgaaatacaaaacTCACACAATATAGAAAGAACAAATATTTGTACTAGTTTATATTTATCTAGCCTTactgtttatttaaatataattgatacATGGTTAAGTGATGGACGATTTGAAGATTGGAGGGAAGAATTTATAATTGCAAG GCTATCAAGCAATGCAGTTTCAGAAAGTAGCACACAGTATGAAACATTGTTTTTGAGACCTTTGGATAATATATGTTTAAGAGATCCAATCATGCAATTCTTGATAAGAAAGATACAACATATAGGACAAAGTATTGAATTGTTAGTATCTCTAGATCGAATTACAGATATATGGAGGATTAATGTTGGAGGAAATG AATTGAAGAGATCTTTGGTGGATGAATTTTATGCCAAATTAGAAgtagaaatttctaaatatagtGCAGATgaacaaaaagaagaaaagaaagtatcTTCATCtcagaaaaaagaagttactAAGAATGAGTATGATGAGGATATGGAAAAAAACATTATAAAACAATTATCTGAGTTTAATAAtccatttttattaaaagctTTAGAAGAATATCTTCCTTCtgaattgttaaaaaaaagtgATACTGATGATGCTGAGGTTCCCCAGATCCAAAATATCAAAATGGAAactaatattttcaaaag gCTTGAAAGAGaatcaaattatatattaccattcagaaaaatattagaaaatattttagcagAAATTTTGATTTCACGATATAATGGTGCCAGTAAATTAGTCAAAAATATTATGTGTGAGGAATATAAATTGGAATCACATTTAACATTAATGAGATCTGTCTATATGATGGAAGCAGGTCATATTATGAACAAATTTTACCAAAGATTGTTTCATGAG attGAAACTAATCAAATGTGGAACAATTCATATTTTCTATCATGTATACTTGAAGAAGTCCTTTCTCAATGGTGGGCAGATTTAAGTTCACGTTGGTCTATTACAGTTTCTAGCACTCATACAAATCAAGTATTAATGGCTGTTGATAATATAACATTGCATTATACAATTGGCTGGCctataaatattgtattaaaCGAGAAAACCTTCAtcaaatataatgaaatatttagatttcagttaaaattaaaatggGCTTTATGgacattaaataatttaagattTAGCG ATTTAGAAGGTTCGAAATCAATGTGTAAAAGGAATAAATTAGAACAGTTTCATATAAGGCGTATTGAAAGCTTACGATTCTGCTTGTTACATGCAATTACTTCAGTACATACTTATTTGTCAGGTCAagtattacaaaatttaagtCTTATGTTAGAAAAATCTTTAACACAAGCTGAGAGTTTGGACACAGTCATATCAG ttcataatgaatatttaaaaaaagttcATGAACATTGTTTATTAACTTCAGAGTACGAAGATTTAATGGcaacaataaataat TTAATTGAAATGTGTAATCATATCCGAGTTCGAtggaattataaaaaattaacatttgCCAGTGAAGAATTAGATGTGTTAGAAAGcagctataataaatatcacacgTACCTTGCTTTAGCCCTACATAATGCAGTTCAGAATAAGGATGCAAATTATT ATGAATTAATGttacaatatcaaattaatacaaaagatatttatataaagaaCAATGTTACTATGTGTCCATTTAGTAATCTGAGTCGCAGTTTGCTAATTGAAATAGCTTATCAATATTTACCACCATCAGGTTTGCCTATACCAATTCCAAAGATTATACACAAAGTAGACTGGTATAATAGCAG TGTAAATTCTGAAAATTCTTTACCAAATCATATTATTCTAAATGAATACGAACAAACATTCTCATATATACGTTGGTATCAATTAGAAGAAAGTATTGTTACAGTCAATTTATCTCCATATACCTTACATCGTGAAATGGAAGATTTTATCAATGGCAATAAATTAGAAACAAATTattga